The genomic stretch GCCCCACAATTGTTCTTATCACTGACCGCACTGACCTGGACGACCAACTTTCCGGGCAGTTTACCAACGCCAAAAGATTTATAGGTGATGATACTGTTATAAGCGTTGAAAGCCGGGAAGATTTAAGGAAGCGGCTTCGGAACAGAAAAAGCGGTGGTGTTTTTCTTACTACTATTCAGAAATTTACAGAGGATTTAAAACTGCTGACTGAAAGAGCCAATGTTATTTGTATTTCGGATGAGGCCCACCGCTCACAGGTTAATCTTGACCAGAAAATAAAAGTTACTTCAAAAGGTGTTAAAAAGACATTCGGGTTTGCGAAATATCTGCACGACTCCTTACCCAATGCGACTTATGTCGGTTTTACCGGTACGCCGATTGACGCTACACTTGATGTATTTGGCGAAGTGATAGATGCTTATACAATGAAAGAATCGGTAAAGGACAATATTACCGTCAGGATAGTTTATGAAGGCAGAGCCGCCAAAGTCCTTCTTGAGGAGAAAAAACTGCAGGAAATTGAGCAATATTACAGCCAGTGCGCCGTAGAAGGGGCCAATGAATATCAGATAGAAGAGAGCAAGAGGGCTGTCACCAATATGGAAGTTATTCTCGGTAATCCGGACAGACTGGAAGCAGTTGCCAAAGATTTTGTAGAGCACTATGAAAAACGGATGGAAGAAGGCGCAAGTGTGCTTGGCAAGGTTATGTTTGTTTCCTCAAACAGGCAGATTGCCTATGATTTGTATAAACAGATTGTTGCTATACGGCCGGAGTGGACTAAAATAAAAGAATATGATCCTGACTGTGCCGGCACTGCAGACAGGGACGGCGTGCCCCTTTCTGAAAATGAGCGTAAAAAAATAAAACCTATGGAAAAAATTAAACTGGTAATGACCCGCAGTAAAGATGACCCGAAAGAAATGTGGGACTTACTTGGTACAAAGGAATATCGGAAAGAACTTGATCGACAGTTTAAAAACGCAAACTCAAATTTTAAAATAGCCATTATTGTTGATATGTGGCTAACAGGCTTTGATGTGCCTTTTCTTGATACAATATACATTGATAAGCCTATACGGCAGCATTCTCTTATTCAAACAATTTCCCGTGTAAACCGTGTTTACGAAGGGAAAGAAGCAGGACTGGTAGTTGATTATATCGGTATCAAAAGCAATATGAATGTTGCTTTAAAGAAATACTCCCAGGTTGAAGAAGATGATTTTGAGGATATTTCAAAGGCTGTCATTATTGTAAAAGACAATCTGGATTTACTCTCCAAATTATTTCATAAGTTTAATAGTAATGATTATTTCACTGGTACGCCTTTAGAGCAGCTTGATTGCCTTAATAAAGCTGCAGAATTTGTACAGCTCACGGAAGAACTTGAAAAGCGGTTCATGGGCATGGCTAAAAAACTCCGTTCCGCCTATAAAATATGCGTTTCAAGCGATGAACTATTTCAAAATGAGAGAGATTATATTCATTTCTACCTTGCTGTCGCTTCCATTATCCACAAACTCACAAAAGGAGACGCACCCGATACCGCACAGATGAATGAAAAGGTACGGGAAATGATAAAAGAAGCACTCTTGAGCGACGGTGTGGAAGAGGTTTTCAAACTTGGAGAAGAAAAGACGTACAAAGATATTGATATTTTCAGTGATGAATATATGGCAAAAATCGACAAAATCAAATTGCCTAATACCAGAATAAAATTGCTTCAGCAGCTCCTGAAAAAAGCGATTGATGAGTTTAAAAAAATAAATAAAATCAAGGGAATAGATTTTACCGGGAAATTCAAAAAATTGGTTGAGCTGTACAATGAACGCAAGGAGAGTCTTGCTCTTGCCAATGATGTCCTTGATGATATTGCCGGGAAATTCGCAGACCTGTTTAAGGACTTGCAGAAAGAAAAAACTTCATTTGAGGAAATGGGCATTAACTTTGAAGAAAAAGCCTTTTACGACATCTTAAAAGCAGTAGCAGAAAAGCATGATTTTGAATATCCGCATGAAAAGCTGATAACACTGTCAAGGGCGGTAAAAAAGATTGTGGATGATAAGGCAAAATACACGGACTGGTCACAGCGGGCGGACATAAAAGCGGAATTAAAAGTTGATTTGATACTGATTCTTGCTGAACATGGCTATCCGCCGGTACCCAAAGACGAAGTTTTTAAAGAGATATTTGAACAGGCAGAGAATTTTAAAAAGTATAGAGGTGAATAAAGAAAAACCGCTTTTGCAACATACCCTATATTAAAAATTACCTGAAAGCCTATGTCAGTGATGAACAATTTCGGAATATTATAAAAAATATGGTGACCTTGATTTTACTAAATTGATCGTATATATTGACCTGTAAGATAGGTCATATAACCTACATCGGAGGTCAGTAAGATGTTGGAACCATTATTAGGCTCAATCAACAGAGAGCGTGTATTGCTGTTTCTTTATTCACGAGATGAAGGATACGCTCGTGAAATAGCTCGTTTTTATAAAACAGATCTTAGTCAAATTCAAAAACAATTAGAAAGATTAGAGCTTGGCAACATTGTTTATAGTAAAACCTTAGGAAAAACAAGAGTATATTCTTTAGATCCCCGCTATCCGTTTTTAGAAGAGTTACAGTCTCTCCTTGAAAAAGTATTATCTTTTTATCCGTCTGAAGAACGTGAAAAACTCACTCGCTCTCGAAAAAGGCCAAGAAGAAAAGGTAAACCTTTATGAAACATATTAAAGAAATGTTTTTAGGTGAGTTGGCTGCTTATGTTTGTACGCATCTTGAAAAAAATGGTATTCAGTGTGTGCTTACTGGAGGCGCTTCGGACGGATTTTGCCGTTCATGAGAATAAAAGCAGTGCGGATGTTGCATGTGTTTAGGAAAACCACTTTTTCAGGTAAATTCCGATTTATTTAAGATAAGAATCGTTAGCCCTCTGAATGGAGAAACAATTGAAAAAGATAATCATAATCTTTGTTGTGCCTCTATTGTGTTTTTTAAAATTATATTCACAGGATAGGGTCACTGCCTTACACTATTATCAAAAAGCCGACTCTATTGCTAATTCAATTCAAGTTAATCCCGCACTTCTTGAGATTAATTGTGATTCAATTGATTTATCCGGTAAAGCATTAACATGGAGTTACTTATACGACTCTTTAAAAATAACAATCAACACTGACTCTACAATATGTGAACCGGGGACATACTGGTGGACTGGTATGTCAGCAATTCTATCATTCGTTCTTGATAGTGATTCGGCGATGAATATCGCTGAAAAAAACGGAGGTATTAATTTCAGAAGCAACTATCCCGATTATGCAATTTCCGAAGGTTTGGGTCAGGATTCAGCTTGTCCGTATGCAACGTGGTATATTTATTATAGTGCTGGTGGTGCTTACTTAAGTTTTAATGTAGATGCTAATAATGGGCGGATTTTGAGTATTTCTGATTCTTATGTCAAAAATGAAAGCAAACGTTTGTCATTCATACTTCATCAAAACTATCCAAATCCCTTTAACGGTTCAACAAAGATTAATTTTTCCATACCGAGGGATACTTTTGTGAAGCTTACAATATATAATATCCTGGGTGAAATAGTTATTACCTTAATAAATGAAAAACTTAAAGTGGGCCCCCACTCAGTGCTATTTAATTCAAATGGATTGTCAAATGGACTTTATTTTTACAAATTGGAAACATTAGAATTAATTCAAACGAAAAAAATGCTGATTCAGAATTAAGTACCAGAATTTAGGCCTAACCCATATCCACCCCAAAAACTCCCCGCTAAATAGGTGCAAACAAGGGGAGTTGAAATCGGTGAATCTTTGGAAACCTTTGTTAATAACATGAACAAAAAAGGTCTTTCCGTGAAGAAAATTGCTGAAAAAAGCGGAATTCCAAAAGAGACTATAAATGGGATACTACAAAACAATGAGTGAAATAAATTCAATCGATAGAAAGATGAGAACATAGAACAAACCACTGCACAGGTTTTTTACTCTGCTTGCTTCGACTTCGCTCAGCACAGGCCGCTCCGTAAAAACCAGTGAGTTTACAAAAGGAGATGAAAATGAATACTGGACTCATCGGAGGAATTGCAGGTGGCATCATTGGTGTTGCCGGCGGAATGATTGGAACCTATTTTAGCATAAGAAATACAAAGGGGCCCAAAGAACGATCTTTCATGGTAAAAGTTTCTGTGATTTCCTGGGTTGTTGGAATTATTTTTATAACTCTTCTACTTACTCTTCCATCACCTTATAAATGGTTTATGTGGCTTCCTTACGGTATACTTTTCCCATTTGGTATAATTTATATAAACAAGAGGTTGCGACAGATACGACAAAAAGAAACAGAACAAGACGCTACACTGGAAGCAGATTCCGATACGCTCCATAAGCGCAAGTGAGCTCGGTCTGCTTGCTAAAAAGCAAGAGAAAAATAAACGATAATTCTGAGTTCGATCTTTGACAGCGGTACCCTTTAAGCTCAAAAGGTATGTACCCTCTCCTGAAGTCCGGACGCACTTTGCATGCTGCAGTCTAAAAGTCATTGCGGATGTGCTGTCTACTGTCCCTGTTATTTTGGAAAGGCACTTTTTCAGATAAATTCCGGTTTATTTAAGATGAGAATTGTTATACATTTACCGATTGAATGATTAATAAAAAAAGGGGGGTACAAATGAATTATAAACTATTTTTCAGGATCACAATTATCTGCATTTCTGTTTTACTTTTTTTGTTTGGTTGTCAGAAAAAAGAGATTAGAGTTTCAGATATTTCGCTTAAACCGGTTTTAACATGGGGTGGTGTAGAAGTCCAGGGAGAATCAATGATCGGGGGCATCAGTGATTTTATTATTTCATCAAAAGATGAAATAATTTGTCTTGATGATATTTTGTGCCAAATATTCTATTTTAATAAAGAAGGGAAGTTAATAAAAAAAACAGGTAATAAAGGGAAAGGCCCGTTAGAATTTATTCAGCCTTTATATATTGAACAGATAAAGGATACACTTTATATATGGGATTCAGGAAACGGCAGATTCCAGAATTTAACGCTTAATGGTAAATTAATTAAAACCCTGATACCAAAGCCTCAATTTGATTACAATCCAATCGCCCATAAGGCTGATGGAGGATTTTTTTGCGGTTCCGAAGGATTCCGTTCGGACAGCCTGATTCAGGTTTATGATTATAACGCGAAAATAATTAGTATGTTTGGACGATTGGAAGGTAATAAAATTGAATATTATGAATTTACTACTGCAAAAATTTATACTAAAAAAAAGAAGATACCTCCTTTTGAAAAAAATAAAATATTGCTTTGTTATACTTCTGACCATAATTTAATGGTAATCCATCAGGCAATACCGTTTTTAAAAAAGTTTAACGAAGACGGCAACTTGATTTTCAAGCGAAGACTTCAGTCGCCTGTTTTTGCACAGCTTGAATCGAATTTTTATGCTGCCAATGATTCGCTTCCCGGATATGCGTTTCAACTTTTAAGATATTGGAAGGATGTAATACCTGATGGATCCGGAGGAATTTATCTTTTGTTAAATAATCCTTCAAAAATGATAGTTCATCATTATAATAAAAACGGAGTATTGATTGAGCGTTTAACAGGCCCTGAAGATAACATATCATTAATTTATTTTAAAAATAACAGACTTTGGGCTTACGGAGAGGATTCACTTCTTTTTTATATTTTTAATATTTAGTTTATTCTGCTCTTAAATTTATGGAAATGGAAAATACTGCTTAAACTTAACTTTGTGTACATTTTTTGTTGCAAGTACACAACCTTTTTCCTATAAGTTTCCGGACTGTGAACAACCTTTCATTTCGAAGGGGTGAATGCAGTTTAGAAATTTTATAGTGAAAAGTGAAGAGAGAATATTGAATAAGATTTTTCCGTCTAAGTAAAACTTCCGTAGCGGGGAAGCACATCTTTATTTTTTAATTTAAAATTCATTTTTTCCTTTGCACCA from bacterium encodes the following:
- a CDS encoding HsdR family type I site-specific deoxyribonuclease, with protein sequence PHGNGKGGTYFGATGSGKSFTMLYLTRLLMKSTYFSSPTIVLITDRTDLDDQLSGQFTNAKRFIGDDTVISVESREDLRKRLRNRKSGGVFLTTIQKFTEDLKLLTERANVICISDEAHRSQVNLDQKIKVTSKGVKKTFGFAKYLHDSLPNATYVGFTGTPIDATLDVFGEVIDAYTMKESVKDNITVRIVYEGRAAKVLLEEKKLQEIEQYYSQCAVEGANEYQIEESKRAVTNMEVILGNPDRLEAVAKDFVEHYEKRMEEGASVLGKVMFVSSNRQIAYDLYKQIVAIRPEWTKIKEYDPDCAGTADRDGVPLSENERKKIKPMEKIKLVMTRSKDDPKEMWDLLGTKEYRKELDRQFKNANSNFKIAIIVDMWLTGFDVPFLDTIYIDKPIRQHSLIQTISRVNRVYEGKEAGLVVDYIGIKSNMNVALKKYSQVEEDDFEDISKAVIIVKDNLDLLSKLFHKFNSNDYFTGTPLEQLDCLNKAAEFVQLTEELEKRFMGMAKKLRSAYKICVSSDELFQNERDYIHFYLAVASIIHKLTKGDAPDTAQMNEKVREMIKEALLSDGVEEVFKLGEEKTYKDIDIFSDEYMAKIDKIKLPNTRIKLLQQLLKKAIDEFKKINKIKGIDFTGKFKKLVELYNERKESLALANDVLDDIAGKFADLFKDLQKEKTSFEEMGINFEEKAFYDILKAVAEKHDFEYPHEKLITLSRAVKKIVDDKAKYTDWSQRADIKAELKVDLILILAEHGYPPVPKDEVFKEIFEQAENFKKYRGE
- a CDS encoding T9SS type A sorting domain-containing protein — translated: MKKIIIIFVVPLLCFLKLYSQDRVTALHYYQKADSIANSIQVNPALLEINCDSIDLSGKALTWSYLYDSLKITINTDSTICEPGTYWWTGMSAILSFVLDSDSAMNIAEKNGGINFRSNYPDYAISEGLGQDSACPYATWYIYYSAGGAYLSFNVDANNGRILSISDSYVKNESKRLSFILHQNYPNPFNGSTKINFSIPRDTFVKLTIYNILGEIVITLINEKLKVGPHSVLFNSNGLSNGLYFYKLETLELIQTKKMLIQN
- a CDS encoding winged helix-turn-helix transcriptional regulator produces the protein MLEPLLGSINRERVLLFLYSRDEGYAREIARFYKTDLSQIQKQLERLELGNIVYSKTLGKTRVYSLDPRYPFLEELQSLLEKVLSFYPSEEREKLTRSRKRPRRKGKPL